The Polaribacter sp. KT25b genome contains the following window.
ACGATTTAGAAATTACCACAATAGGTTTTAACAATTTTATGCTTTGGACAGAAGTTGACAACATGCTTTGTATTGAACCAATTACACAATATACTTCGTATACAGATCAAAAATTTTCTGAAGAAAATATGAGTTTATCCGAAGGTAAAAATTATTTTTCTGTTACAATAAAAGTATTATAATTTGATAGAAAAACACAGACATTTTATTATTCACAAACCTTGGGGAATGATTTCTCAGTTTGTAAATCCCGCAAAAAGGAAGAAGAAATTATTAGGAGATTTATATAATTTTCCTGCTGGAACAATGGCAATTGGACGTTTAGATGTAGCCTCCGAAGGATTGCTTTTATTAACTACGGATGGAAAAATATCCGAAAAAATTAGAAGTAGTAAATTTGAAAAAGAATACTACGTTCAGGTTGATGGAATTATAAATGAAGAAGCTGTAGAAAAACTAAAAAAAGGTGTAGAAATTGGTTTTGATGGTAAAAAATACATTACAAAACCGGGTAAAGCTTTTTTAATTAACGACCCTAAATTTCCGCTAAGAAGTCAGAAAATTAGAGATGATAGACACGGACCTACAAGTTGGGTTTCTATTATTATTAGAGAAGGAAAATTTAGA
Protein-coding sequences here:
- a CDS encoding pseudouridine synthase gives rise to the protein MEKHRHFIIHKPWGMISQFVNPAKRKKKLLGDLYNFPAGTMAIGRLDVASEGLLLLTTDGKISEKIRSSKFEKEYYVQVDGIINEEAVEKLKKGVEIGFDGKKYITKPGKAFLINDPKFPLRSQKIRDDRHGPTSWVSIIIREGKFRQVRKMTAAVGFPTLRLIRVRIGNIKLENMEVSGVIETDKLM